One Denticeps clupeoides chromosome 3, fDenClu1.1, whole genome shotgun sequence DNA window includes the following coding sequences:
- the sos1 gene encoding son of sevenless homolog 1 isoform X3 has protein sequence MQAAQMQYDFFSEENAPKWKGLLVPALKKVLNQVHPKLTSQDEALQYIEELILLLLSMLCQAQPRTVQDVAERVQKSFPHPIDKWAIADAQAAIEKRKRRNPLALPVDKIHPLLKEVLGYKIDHQVSVYIVAVLEYISADILKLAGNYVRNIRHYEITQQDITVAMCADKVLMDMFHQDEEDLSGFPLTDDEPSASEEQTYYELVKVFMAEVRQYLRDLNLIIKVFLEPFSSNKKLFSHHDVESIFSHITDIHEVTLKLLGLLEDTVEMTDDTSPHPLVGSCFEDLAEELAFDPYESYAQDILRLGFHDHFLSLLSKPGAAFYLQSICEGFKEAVQYVLPRLLLAPVYHCLHYFEILKQLEEKSKDEEDKECLKQAITALLNLQSSMERICSKNLAKRRLSESACRFYSQQMKGKHLAIKKMNEIQKNIDGWEGKDIGQCCNEFIMEGTLTRVGAKHERHIFLFDGLMICCKSNHGQPRLPGASAAEYRLKEKFFMRKVQINDKDDKEGEYRHAFEIILKDGNSVVFAAKSAEEKNGWMAALISLQYRSTLERMLDTAMIQEEAAQMRLPGPDVYRFAEPDSEENVVFEENVQSKSGIPIIKAGTVLKLIERLTFHMYADPNFVRTFLTTYRSFCKPQELLDLLIERFDIPEPKPTETDQMAMENGDQPVSAELKRFRKEFVQPVQLRVLNVCRHWVEHHFYDFERDAQLLRRLEEFISTVRGKAMRKWVESITKIIQRKKQAQANGQSHNITFESLPPPIEWHISKPGQVDQFDLMTLHPIEIARQLTLLESDFYRAVQPSELVGSVWTKEDKEINSPNLLRMIRHTTNLTLWFEKCIIETENLEERAAVVTRIIEILQVFQELNNFNGVLEIVSAMNSSPIYRLDHTFEQIPSRQRKMLEEAHELSEDHYKKYLAKLRSINPPCVPFFGIYLTNILKTEEGNPDFLKRHGKELINFSKRRKVAEITGEIQQYQNQPYCLRMDCDIRVRLHNNHKFFENLNPMEGKMEKEFEDYLFNKSLEIEPRNARSLPRFQKKYNCPLKSPGVRPSTGRPGTMRHPTPLQNEPRKISYSRIPDSTEMEATASAPNSPRTPLTPPPASAASSTTDICSVFDSPQGPSSPFHSRSSSVSSMPFRNTEDGTVPPPVPPRRRPESVPAESSPSKIMSKHLDSPPAIPPRQPTSKVYSPRYSISDRTSFSDAPESPPMLPPREPLRTPDVFPTNSSSSPLHLQPAPQGRRAGPEIVQAFFPPSSPFSPLPPQTLSPLCPRKHVASPPLVPADCDLLTGPSGPPVPPRQSTSQTIPKLPPKTYKRESTHPSLHQDGPPLLENVNPS, from the exons ATGCAGGCAGCCCAGATGCAGTACGACTTCTTCAGCGAGGAGAACGCACCGAAGTGGAAGGGGCTGCTGGTTCCCGCTCTGAAAAAG gtactGAATCAGGTGCATCCCAAGCTGACCTCTCAGGATGAGGCGCTGCAGTACATCGAGGAGTTGATTCTGCTTCTACTGAGCATGCTCTGTCAGGCCCAGCCACGCACTGTGCAGGATGTGGCG GAGCGTGTCCAGAAGAGTTTTCCACATCCCATAGACAAGTGGGCCATTGCTGATGCACAGGCAGCCATtgagaagagaaagaggagaaatCCCCTCGCCCTGCCAGTGGATAAGATCCACCCCCTTCTGAAG GAAGTACTTGGCTATAAAATAGACCACCAGGTATCTGTGTACATTGTTGCTGTGTTGGAATACATCTCTGCGGACATCTTGAAGCTGGCTGGAAACTATGTACGAAACATTCGCCACTATGAGATCACCCAACAGGACATTACAGTGGCTATGTGTGCTGACAAG GTATTGATGGACATGTTCCATCAGGATGAGGAAGATCTCAGTGGATTTCCTCTGACAGATGACGAGCCATCTGCTTCCGAGGAGCAGACTTACTATGAACTGGTAAAAGTCTTTATGGCAGAGGTGCGTCAATACCTTCGTGACCTAAACCTCATCATCAAGGTGTTCCTTGAGCCCTTCAGCAGCAACAAAAAACTCTTCTCTCATCAc GATGTGGAAAGCATCTTCAGCCATATAACGGACATCCATGAGGTGACTCTAAAGCTCCTGGGGCTGCTGGAGGACACAGTTGAGATGACTGATGACACCAGTCCACATCCGCTGGTTGGAAGTTGCTTTGAGGATCTTGCAGAG GAGCTGGCCTTTGATCCGTATGAGTCTTACGCTCAGGACATCCTGCGCCTTGGTTTTCATGACCACTTCCTTTCTCTGTTATCCAAACCAGGGGCTGCCTTCTACTTGCAG TCTATATGTGAGGGTTTTAAGGAAGCTGTGCAGTATGTTCTACCCCGTCTGCTCCTCGCACCAGTGTACCACTGCTTACATTATTTTGAGATCTTGAAG cAACTGGAGGAGAAAAGCAAGGATGAGGAAGATAAAGAGTGCCTGAAGCAAGCCATTACCGCCCTGCTCAACCTCCAGAGCAGCATGGAGCGGATCTGCTCTAAGAATCTGGCCAAACGGAGACTCAG CGAATCAGCCTGTCGCTTCTACAGCCAGCAGATGAAGGGCAAGCACCTAGCCATCAAGAAAATGAATGAGATTCAGAAGAACATAGATGGCTGGGAAGGAAAGGACATTGGCCAATGCTGCAATGAGTTTATTATGGAGGGTACGCTGACCCGCGTAGGTGCCAAACATGAGCGCCACATCTTCCTGTTTGATGGCTTGATGATTTGCTGCAAGTCCAACCATGGCCAGCCACGCCTTCCTGGTGCCAGTGCCGCTGAGTACAGGCTCAAGGAAAAGTTTTTCATGCGCAAGGTACAGATCAACGACAAGGATGACAAGGAGGGTGAGTATCGTCATGCCTTTGAGATCATCTTGAAGGATGGCAACAGCGTAGTGTTTGCTGCTAAGTCAGCGGAGGAGAAGAACGGATGGATGGCAGCACTCATCTCGCTGCAGTACCGCTCCACCTTGGAGCGCATGCTGGACACTGCCATGATCCAGGAAGAAGCAGCCCAAATGCGATTGCCAGGTCCTGATGTGTACCGTTTTGCTGAGCCAGACTCTGAAGAGAATGTTGTGTTTGAGGAGAATGTGCAGTCCAAGTCAGGCATCCCCATCATCAAGGCTGGCACAGTGTTGAAGCTCATCGAAAGGCTGACCTTCCACATGTATGCAG ATCCAAATTTTGTCAGGACATTTCTGACCACCTACAGGTCCTTCTGCAAACCTCAGGAGCTCCTTGATCTTCTCATAGAGAG gttTGACATTCCAGAGCCTAAACCCACGGAAACAGATCAGATGGCCATGGAGAACGGAGATCAGCCAGTCAGCGCAGAGCTGAAACGCTTCCGCAAGGAGTTTGTGCAACCAGTTCAGCTGAG GGTTCTCAATGTCTGCCGGCACTGGGTAGAGCATCACTTCTATGACTTTGAGAGAGATGCACAACTGCTCCGTCGCTTAGAGGAGTTTATCAGCACAGTAAGAG GTAAGGCTATGAGAAAGTGGGTGGAGTCAATCACAAAGATCATCCAGAGGAAGAAACAGGCACAGGCAAACGGACAGAGCCACAACATCACCTTTGAGAGTTTGCCACCCCCTATTGAGTGGCACATCAGCAAACCGGGCCAGGTGGACCAGTTTGACCTAATGACCCTGCACCCCATTGAAATTGCACGTCAACTCACACTACTCGAATCTGACTTTTacag GGCAGTCCAGCCATCAGAGTTGGTGGGTAGTGTCTGGACAAAAGAGGACAAGGAGATCAATTCTCCCAACTTGCTGCGTATGATCCGTCACACCACCAACCTCACACTATGGTTTGAGAA GTGCATCATAGAGACAGAAAATCTGGAGGAACGTGCAGCAGTAGTCACACGTATCATTGAGATCTTGCAGGTCTTTCAAGAACTCAACAACTTTAATGGAGTGCTGGAGATAGTCAGTGCCATGAATTCATCTCCCATCTACAGGCTGGACCACACTTTTGAG CAAATCCCCAGCAGACAGAGGAAGATGCTGGAGGAAGCCCATGAGCTGAGTGAAGACCACTACAAGAAGTATCTGGCCAAACTGCGGTCCATCAACCCCCCCTGTGTGCCCTTCTTCG GTATTTATTTAACGAACATCCTAAAAACAGAGGAGGGTAATCCCGACTTCCTGAAGCGACATGGTAAAGAGCTGATTAACTTCAGCAAGCGACGGAAAGTGGCAGAGATCACTGGGGAGATTCAACAATATCAGAACCAGCCTTATTGCCTGCGCATGGATTGTGATATACGGGTCCGTCTTCACAACAATCAT AAATTCTTTGAGAACCTCAACCCAATGGAGGGCAAGATGGAGAAGGAGTTTGAAGACTATCTGTTTAACAAGTCACTGGAGATTGAGCCCCGCAATGCTCGTTCTCTGCCCCGCTTT caaaaaaaatacaattgtcCACTGAAGTCACCAGGCGTGCGTCCTTCCACAGGGCGCCCAGGCACCATGCGCCACCCAACGCCACTCCAAAACGAGCCCCGTAAAATCAGCTACAGCCGAATTCCTGACAGTACAGAGATGGAAGCAACTGCCTCAGCACCCAATTCCCCCCGGACCCCGCTCACCCCACCCCCAGCCTCAGCAGCTTCCAGCACCACAGACATTTGCAGTGTCTTTGACTCCCCACAGGGCCCATCCAGTCCGTTCCATTCCA GGTCCTCCTCTGTGTCATCCATGCCATTCAGGAACACTGAAGATGGCACTGTGCCTCCACCCGTCCCCCCTCGCAGAAGGCCAGAGTCAGTCCCTGCTGAGTCATCTCCCTCAAAG ATTATGTCAAAGCACTTAGACAGCCCTCCAGCCATTCCCCCGAGGCAGCCCACCTCTAAAGTCTATTCACCACGATACTCCATTTCGGACCGTACCTCTTTTTCAGATGCTCCAGAAAGTCCACCCATGTTGCCCCCCCGGGAGCCCTTAAGGACGCCAGACGTCTTCCCTACCAACTCCTCCAGCTCACCACTTCACCTCCAGCCCGCTCCCCAGGGTCGCCGTGCTGGGCCCGAAATAGTCCAGGCCTTCTTTCCTCCATCTTCTCCATTCAGTCCCCTCCCACCGCAGACTCTGTCCCCACTGTGCCCACGCAAGCATGTGGCATCACCCCCTCTTGTTCCAGCAGACTGTGATCTACTGACAGGGCCTTCCGGTCCTCCAGTGCCACCACGGCAGAGCACCTCTCAGACCATCCCCAAATTGCCACCCAAAACCTACAAAAGAGAGTCAACTCATCCCTCCCTACATCAAGATGGCCCACCCCTGCTGGAGAATGTCAACCCTTCATAA
- the sos1 gene encoding son of sevenless homolog 1 isoform X2, whose translation MQAAQMQYDFFSEENAPKWKGLLVPALKKVLNQVHPKLTSQDEALQYIEELILLLLSMLCQAQPRTVQDVAERVQKSFPHPIDKWAIADAQAAIEKRKRRNPLALPVDKIHPLLKEVLGYKIDHQVSVYIVAVLEYISADILKLAGNYVRNIRHYEITQQDITVAMCADKVLMDMFHQDEEDLSGFPLTDDEPSASEEQTYYELVKVFMAEVRQYLRDLNLIIKVFLEPFSSNKKLFSHHDVESIFSHITDIHEVTLKLLGLLEDTVEMTDDTSPHPLVGSCFEDLAEELAFDPYESYAQDILRLGFHDHFLSLLSKPGAAFYLQSICEGFKEAVQYVLPRLLLAPVYHCLHYFEILKQLEEKSKDEEDKECLKQAITALLNLQSSMERICSKNLAKRRLSESACRFYSQQMKGKHLAIKKMNEIQKNIDGWEGKDIGQCCNEFIMEGTLTRVGAKHERHIFLFDGLMICCKSNHGQPRLPGASAAEYRLKEKFFMRKVQINDKDDKEGEYRHAFEIILKDGNSVVFAAKSAEEKNGWMAALISLQYRSTLERMLDTAMIQEEAAQMRLPGPDVYRFAEPDSEENVVFEENVQSKSGIPIIKAGTVLKLIERLTFHMYADPNFVRTFLTTYRSFCKPQELLDLLIERFDIPEPKPTETDQMAMENGDQPVSAELKRFRKEFVQPVQLRVLNVCRHWVEHHFYDFERDAQLLRRLEEFISTVRGKAMRKWVESITKIIQRKKQAQANGQSHNITFESLPPPIEWHISKPGQVDQFDLMTLHPIEIARQLTLLESDFYRAVQPSELVGSVWTKEDKEINSPNLLRMIRHTTNLTLWFEKCIIETENLEERAAVVTRIIEILQVFQELNNFNGVLEIVSAMNSSPIYRLDHTFEQIPSRQRKMLEEAHELSEDHYKKYLAKLRSINPPCVPFFGIYLTNILKTEEGNPDFLKRHGKELINFSKRRKVAEITGEIQQYQNQPYCLRMDCDIRKFFENLNPMEGKMEKEFEDYLFNKSLEIEPRNARSLPRFQKKYNCPLKSPGVRPSTGRPGTMRHPTPLQNEPRKISYSRIPDSTEMEATASAPNSPRTPLTPPPASAASSTTDICSVFDSPQGPSSPFHSNCESIFTPVSLPHGPRSSSVSSMPFRNTEDGTVPPPVPPRRRPESVPAESSPSKIMSKHLDSPPAIPPRQPTSKVYSPRYSISDRTSFSDAPESPPMLPPREPLRTPDVFPTNSSSSPLHLQPAPQGRRAGPEIVQAFFPPSSPFSPLPPQTLSPLCPRKHVASPPLVPADCDLLTGPSGPPVPPRQSTSQTIPKLPPKTYKRESTHPSLHQDGPPLLENVNPS comes from the exons ATGCAGGCAGCCCAGATGCAGTACGACTTCTTCAGCGAGGAGAACGCACCGAAGTGGAAGGGGCTGCTGGTTCCCGCTCTGAAAAAG gtactGAATCAGGTGCATCCCAAGCTGACCTCTCAGGATGAGGCGCTGCAGTACATCGAGGAGTTGATTCTGCTTCTACTGAGCATGCTCTGTCAGGCCCAGCCACGCACTGTGCAGGATGTGGCG GAGCGTGTCCAGAAGAGTTTTCCACATCCCATAGACAAGTGGGCCATTGCTGATGCACAGGCAGCCATtgagaagagaaagaggagaaatCCCCTCGCCCTGCCAGTGGATAAGATCCACCCCCTTCTGAAG GAAGTACTTGGCTATAAAATAGACCACCAGGTATCTGTGTACATTGTTGCTGTGTTGGAATACATCTCTGCGGACATCTTGAAGCTGGCTGGAAACTATGTACGAAACATTCGCCACTATGAGATCACCCAACAGGACATTACAGTGGCTATGTGTGCTGACAAG GTATTGATGGACATGTTCCATCAGGATGAGGAAGATCTCAGTGGATTTCCTCTGACAGATGACGAGCCATCTGCTTCCGAGGAGCAGACTTACTATGAACTGGTAAAAGTCTTTATGGCAGAGGTGCGTCAATACCTTCGTGACCTAAACCTCATCATCAAGGTGTTCCTTGAGCCCTTCAGCAGCAACAAAAAACTCTTCTCTCATCAc GATGTGGAAAGCATCTTCAGCCATATAACGGACATCCATGAGGTGACTCTAAAGCTCCTGGGGCTGCTGGAGGACACAGTTGAGATGACTGATGACACCAGTCCACATCCGCTGGTTGGAAGTTGCTTTGAGGATCTTGCAGAG GAGCTGGCCTTTGATCCGTATGAGTCTTACGCTCAGGACATCCTGCGCCTTGGTTTTCATGACCACTTCCTTTCTCTGTTATCCAAACCAGGGGCTGCCTTCTACTTGCAG TCTATATGTGAGGGTTTTAAGGAAGCTGTGCAGTATGTTCTACCCCGTCTGCTCCTCGCACCAGTGTACCACTGCTTACATTATTTTGAGATCTTGAAG cAACTGGAGGAGAAAAGCAAGGATGAGGAAGATAAAGAGTGCCTGAAGCAAGCCATTACCGCCCTGCTCAACCTCCAGAGCAGCATGGAGCGGATCTGCTCTAAGAATCTGGCCAAACGGAGACTCAG CGAATCAGCCTGTCGCTTCTACAGCCAGCAGATGAAGGGCAAGCACCTAGCCATCAAGAAAATGAATGAGATTCAGAAGAACATAGATGGCTGGGAAGGAAAGGACATTGGCCAATGCTGCAATGAGTTTATTATGGAGGGTACGCTGACCCGCGTAGGTGCCAAACATGAGCGCCACATCTTCCTGTTTGATGGCTTGATGATTTGCTGCAAGTCCAACCATGGCCAGCCACGCCTTCCTGGTGCCAGTGCCGCTGAGTACAGGCTCAAGGAAAAGTTTTTCATGCGCAAGGTACAGATCAACGACAAGGATGACAAGGAGGGTGAGTATCGTCATGCCTTTGAGATCATCTTGAAGGATGGCAACAGCGTAGTGTTTGCTGCTAAGTCAGCGGAGGAGAAGAACGGATGGATGGCAGCACTCATCTCGCTGCAGTACCGCTCCACCTTGGAGCGCATGCTGGACACTGCCATGATCCAGGAAGAAGCAGCCCAAATGCGATTGCCAGGTCCTGATGTGTACCGTTTTGCTGAGCCAGACTCTGAAGAGAATGTTGTGTTTGAGGAGAATGTGCAGTCCAAGTCAGGCATCCCCATCATCAAGGCTGGCACAGTGTTGAAGCTCATCGAAAGGCTGACCTTCCACATGTATGCAG ATCCAAATTTTGTCAGGACATTTCTGACCACCTACAGGTCCTTCTGCAAACCTCAGGAGCTCCTTGATCTTCTCATAGAGAG gttTGACATTCCAGAGCCTAAACCCACGGAAACAGATCAGATGGCCATGGAGAACGGAGATCAGCCAGTCAGCGCAGAGCTGAAACGCTTCCGCAAGGAGTTTGTGCAACCAGTTCAGCTGAG GGTTCTCAATGTCTGCCGGCACTGGGTAGAGCATCACTTCTATGACTTTGAGAGAGATGCACAACTGCTCCGTCGCTTAGAGGAGTTTATCAGCACAGTAAGAG GTAAGGCTATGAGAAAGTGGGTGGAGTCAATCACAAAGATCATCCAGAGGAAGAAACAGGCACAGGCAAACGGACAGAGCCACAACATCACCTTTGAGAGTTTGCCACCCCCTATTGAGTGGCACATCAGCAAACCGGGCCAGGTGGACCAGTTTGACCTAATGACCCTGCACCCCATTGAAATTGCACGTCAACTCACACTACTCGAATCTGACTTTTacag GGCAGTCCAGCCATCAGAGTTGGTGGGTAGTGTCTGGACAAAAGAGGACAAGGAGATCAATTCTCCCAACTTGCTGCGTATGATCCGTCACACCACCAACCTCACACTATGGTTTGAGAA GTGCATCATAGAGACAGAAAATCTGGAGGAACGTGCAGCAGTAGTCACACGTATCATTGAGATCTTGCAGGTCTTTCAAGAACTCAACAACTTTAATGGAGTGCTGGAGATAGTCAGTGCCATGAATTCATCTCCCATCTACAGGCTGGACCACACTTTTGAG CAAATCCCCAGCAGACAGAGGAAGATGCTGGAGGAAGCCCATGAGCTGAGTGAAGACCACTACAAGAAGTATCTGGCCAAACTGCGGTCCATCAACCCCCCCTGTGTGCCCTTCTTCG GTATTTATTTAACGAACATCCTAAAAACAGAGGAGGGTAATCCCGACTTCCTGAAGCGACATGGTAAAGAGCTGATTAACTTCAGCAAGCGACGGAAAGTGGCAGAGATCACTGGGGAGATTCAACAATATCAGAACCAGCCTTATTGCCTGCGCATGGATTGTGATATACGG AAATTCTTTGAGAACCTCAACCCAATGGAGGGCAAGATGGAGAAGGAGTTTGAAGACTATCTGTTTAACAAGTCACTGGAGATTGAGCCCCGCAATGCTCGTTCTCTGCCCCGCTTT caaaaaaaatacaattgtcCACTGAAGTCACCAGGCGTGCGTCCTTCCACAGGGCGCCCAGGCACCATGCGCCACCCAACGCCACTCCAAAACGAGCCCCGTAAAATCAGCTACAGCCGAATTCCTGACAGTACAGAGATGGAAGCAACTGCCTCAGCACCCAATTCCCCCCGGACCCCGCTCACCCCACCCCCAGCCTCAGCAGCTTCCAGCACCACAGACATTTGCAGTGTCTTTGACTCCCCACAGGGCCCATCCAGTCCGTTCCATTCCA ACTGCGAAAGCATCTTTACTCCAGTATCATTGCCCCATGGCCCAC GGTCCTCCTCTGTGTCATCCATGCCATTCAGGAACACTGAAGATGGCACTGTGCCTCCACCCGTCCCCCCTCGCAGAAGGCCAGAGTCAGTCCCTGCTGAGTCATCTCCCTCAAAG ATTATGTCAAAGCACTTAGACAGCCCTCCAGCCATTCCCCCGAGGCAGCCCACCTCTAAAGTCTATTCACCACGATACTCCATTTCGGACCGTACCTCTTTTTCAGATGCTCCAGAAAGTCCACCCATGTTGCCCCCCCGGGAGCCCTTAAGGACGCCAGACGTCTTCCCTACCAACTCCTCCAGCTCACCACTTCACCTCCAGCCCGCTCCCCAGGGTCGCCGTGCTGGGCCCGAAATAGTCCAGGCCTTCTTTCCTCCATCTTCTCCATTCAGTCCCCTCCCACCGCAGACTCTGTCCCCACTGTGCCCACGCAAGCATGTGGCATCACCCCCTCTTGTTCCAGCAGACTGTGATCTACTGACAGGGCCTTCCGGTCCTCCAGTGCCACCACGGCAGAGCACCTCTCAGACCATCCCCAAATTGCCACCCAAAACCTACAAAAGAGAGTCAACTCATCCCTCCCTACATCAAGATGGCCCACCCCTGCTGGAGAATGTCAACCCTTCATAA